The nucleotide sequence GAGGGCGAGAACAGGGTGTCGGAGACCTGCTTGACGCTGGAGTAGATGGACCGCACCACCGGGATGCGGTTGAGGATGGCATCGCCCCACTCCACCAGCCGCCGGCCGACGATGTTGCTGGTGATGGCGCCCACCGCCAGCAGGATGGCCAGCGCCAGCAGCACGCCCAGGCCGGGCACGTGGTAGCCGATCAGCCGGTCCGGCTGCCAGGCCGCCGGCAGGATCAGCAGCGTCTGGTCCAGCGTGCTGATGATCCATTCGAGCACCCACACCGTGATGGCCAGCGGCACGATCACCAGCAGGCCGGCGAACAGCCATTTGCGCAAGGGGGCCATCACGTCGGCCGCTCAGTGGCAGGCGCAGGCGCTGCCGCAGCCGCCGGCCGATGCGGACGGGGCGTCGGACTTGGGCGCGGCCGCGCCCAAGTCCGGCTTGGATTCGGCCTTGTCGGCCGGCTTGGCGTCGCCGGACTTGGCCGGATCC is from Ramlibacter tataouinensis TTB310 and encodes:
- a CDS encoding DUF502 domain-containing protein, with the translated sequence MAPLRKWLFAGLLVIVPLAITVWVLEWIISTLDQTLLILPAAWQPDRLIGYHVPGLGVLLALAILLAVGAITSNIVGRRLVEWGDAILNRIPVVRSIYSSVKQVSDTLFSPSGNAFRTAVLVQWPRPDVWTIGFVTGTPGGDVTNHLQGEYLSVYVPTTPNPTGGYFVMLRRTDCIELRMTVDEALRYVISMGVVVPGGPVNNLLK